A portion of the Burkholderia pseudomultivorans genome contains these proteins:
- a CDS encoding glutamine synthetase family protein → MQPELSEFLRQHRITEVEAIIPDMAGIARGKIIPRNKFESGESMRLPQAVMVQTVTGDYPEDGTLTGVTDPDMVCVPDPSTICLIPWAVDPTAQVIHDCVHFDGSPVEISPRYVLRRVLDLYKAKGWKPVVAPELEFYLVDMNADPDLPLRPPVGRTGRAETGRQSYSIEAVNEFDPLFEDIYEYCEMQGLDIETLIHEVGAAQMEINFVHGDALSLADQVFLFKRTVREAALRHNMYATFMAKPMEGEPGSAMHIHQSLADARTGRNLFADEDGAVSPLFHSYLAGLQKYTPALMPIFAPYINSYRRLSRFMAAPINVQWGYDNRTVGFRIPQSSPVARRIENRIPGVDCNPYLAFAATLAAGYLGLTQQLAPTEPIASDGYDLPYQLPRNLEEGISLMAACTPLAGILGDKFVKAYLALKETEYEAFFRVISSWERRHLLLHV, encoded by the coding sequence ATGCAACCCGAACTGAGCGAATTCCTGCGTCAGCATCGCATCACCGAGGTCGAGGCGATCATTCCCGACATGGCCGGTATCGCGCGCGGCAAGATCATTCCGCGCAACAAATTCGAATCCGGCGAATCGATGCGATTGCCGCAGGCCGTGATGGTGCAGACCGTCACCGGCGACTATCCGGAAGACGGCACGCTGACCGGCGTCACCGATCCCGACATGGTCTGCGTGCCCGATCCGTCGACGATCTGCCTGATTCCATGGGCCGTCGATCCAACCGCACAGGTGATCCACGACTGCGTGCACTTCGACGGCTCGCCCGTCGAGATCTCGCCGCGCTACGTGCTGCGCCGCGTGCTCGACCTGTACAAGGCCAAGGGCTGGAAGCCGGTCGTCGCGCCCGAACTCGAGTTCTACCTGGTCGACATGAACGCCGATCCCGACCTGCCGCTGCGTCCGCCGGTCGGCCGCACGGGGCGCGCGGAAACCGGCCGTCAGTCGTATTCGATCGAGGCCGTCAACGAGTTCGATCCGCTGTTCGAGGACATCTACGAGTACTGCGAAATGCAGGGCCTCGACATCGAGACGCTGATCCACGAAGTCGGCGCCGCGCAGATGGAGATCAACTTCGTGCATGGCGACGCGCTGTCGCTGGCCGACCAGGTGTTCCTGTTCAAGCGCACGGTGCGCGAGGCCGCGCTGCGCCACAACATGTACGCGACCTTCATGGCCAAGCCGATGGAAGGCGAGCCGGGCTCCGCGATGCACATCCACCAGAGCCTCGCCGATGCACGCACCGGCCGCAACCTGTTCGCCGACGAGGACGGCGCCGTATCGCCGCTGTTCCACAGCTATCTCGCGGGCCTGCAGAAGTACACGCCGGCGCTGATGCCGATCTTCGCGCCGTACATCAACTCGTACCGCCGGCTGTCGCGCTTCATGGCCGCGCCGATCAACGTGCAGTGGGGCTACGACAACCGCACGGTCGGCTTCCGGATCCCGCAGTCGAGCCCGGTCGCGCGGCGCATCGAGAACCGGATTCCGGGCGTCGACTGCAATCCGTACCTCGCGTTCGCGGCGACGCTCGCGGCCGGCTATCTCGGCCTCACGCAACAGCTCGCGCCGACCGAGCCGATCGCATCGGACGGTTACGACCTGCCGTACCAGCTGCCGCGCAATCTCGAGGAGGGCATCTCGCTGATGGCCGCGTGCACGCCGCTGGCCGGCATTCTCGG
- a CDS encoding gamma-glutamyl-gamma-aminobutyrate hydrolase family protein, with protein MRARPIVAVTADRIMRGAHPNHTAGEKYLAALIDGAGVLAFVLPALGARQPDDAIVASIDGLLLTGSYSNVEPHHYGGETSAPDTLHDPARDATALPLIRAAIDAGVPVLAICRGMQELNVAYGGTLHQRLHATAGFDDHRERLDDPLERQYGPAHVVQFAADGLLQRIAHGAREATVNSLHDQGIARIGAGLAVEASAPDGLVEAVSVRGARAFALGVQWHPEWRYAEQPLSRAIFAAFGAACRARMTHRIHAAGGDSPSASDVD; from the coding sequence ATGCGGGCGCGCCCGATCGTAGCCGTCACCGCCGACCGCATCATGCGCGGCGCCCATCCGAACCATACGGCCGGGGAGAAATACCTCGCCGCGCTGATCGACGGCGCGGGCGTGCTCGCGTTCGTCTTGCCCGCGCTCGGCGCGCGGCAGCCGGACGATGCGATCGTCGCGTCGATCGACGGGCTGCTGCTGACCGGCAGCTATTCGAACGTCGAGCCGCATCACTATGGCGGCGAGACGAGCGCGCCCGACACGCTGCACGATCCCGCGCGCGACGCCACCGCGCTGCCGCTGATCCGCGCGGCGATCGACGCGGGCGTGCCGGTGCTTGCGATCTGCCGCGGCATGCAGGAGCTGAACGTCGCGTACGGCGGCACGCTGCATCAGCGGCTGCATGCGACCGCGGGCTTCGACGATCATCGCGAGCGGCTGGACGATCCGCTCGAGCGGCAGTACGGCCCCGCGCACGTCGTGCAGTTCGCGGCCGACGGGCTGCTGCAGCGGATCGCGCACGGCGCGCGCGAAGCGACCGTCAATTCGCTGCACGACCAGGGCATTGCGCGTATCGGCGCGGGGCTCGCCGTCGAGGCGAGCGCGCCCGACGGGCTGGTCGAGGCCGTCAGCGTGCGCGGCGCGCGCGCGTTCGCGCTGGGCGTGCAGTGGCATCCCGAGTGGCGCTACGCGGAGCAGCCGCTGTCGCGCGCCATCTTCGCGGCATTCGGCGCGGCGTGCCGCGCGCGCATGACGCATCGCATTCATGCGGCCGGCGGCGACTCGCCGTCCGCATCCGACGTCGACTGA
- the hutG gene encoding N-formylglutamate deformylase produces the protein MTEQPAVFTLKQGTLPLLISIPHAGTYIPDDIAATMTPDARFVDDCDWHLERLYGFAATLGASILVPSHARYVVDLNRPPDNENLYPGQDTTGLVPVDTFDKAPLYPAGALPDNDEIMRRRDRYWLPYHDALQREIERLKREHGRVLVWEAHSIRSHVPRFFEGRLPDFNFGTSSGASAAPGLAEALAARVLEHGGYTAVANGRFKGGYITRHYGVPASGVQAVQLELSQITYMEETRPYAYDEARAARVAPLLQTLVETALAHR, from the coding sequence ATGACTGAACAACCGGCTGTATTCACGCTGAAGCAGGGCACGCTGCCGCTGCTGATCTCGATTCCGCACGCAGGCACCTACATCCCCGACGACATCGCCGCGACGATGACGCCCGACGCGCGCTTCGTCGACGACTGCGACTGGCACCTCGAACGCCTGTACGGGTTCGCGGCGACGCTCGGCGCGTCGATCCTCGTGCCGTCGCACGCGCGCTACGTCGTCGACCTGAACCGACCGCCCGACAACGAGAACCTGTATCCGGGGCAGGACACGACGGGCCTCGTGCCGGTCGACACGTTCGACAAGGCGCCGCTGTATCCGGCCGGCGCACTGCCCGACAACGACGAGATCATGCGCCGCCGCGATCGCTACTGGCTGCCGTATCACGACGCGCTGCAACGCGAAATCGAGCGGCTGAAGCGCGAGCACGGCCGCGTGCTCGTCTGGGAGGCGCATTCGATCCGTTCGCATGTGCCGCGCTTCTTCGAAGGCCGCCTGCCGGACTTCAACTTCGGCACGTCGAGCGGCGCGAGCGCCGCACCTGGCCTCGCCGAAGCGCTTGCCGCGCGCGTGCTCGAACACGGCGGCTACACGGCCGTCGCGAACGGGCGCTTCAAGGGCGGCTACATCACGCGCCACTACGGCGTGCCCGCCAGCGGCGTGCAGGCCGTGCAACTCGAACTGTCGCAGATCACCTACATGGAAGAAACGCGTCCGTACGCCTACGACGAAGCGCGGGCGGCGCGGGTCGCGCCGCTGCTGCAGACGCTCGTCGAAACCGCGCTCGCGCATCGTTGA